A section of the Triticum dicoccoides isolate Atlit2015 ecotype Zavitan chromosome 7A, WEW_v2.0, whole genome shotgun sequence genome encodes:
- the LOC119331753 gene encoding 1,4-alpha-glucan-branching enzyme, chloroplastic/amyloplastic-like, with protein sequence MYDLEPKLAELKDHFNYTMKRYLEQKLLIEKHEGGLEEFSKGYLKFGINTEHDASVYREWAPAAEEAQLVGDFNNWNGSGHKMTKDNFGVWSIRISNVNGKPAIPHNSKVKFRFRHDGVWVERIPAWIRYATVTASKSGAPYDGVHWDPPTTERYVFNHPRPPKPDVPRIYEAHVGVSGRKLEVGTYREFADNVLPRLRATNYNTVQLMGIMEHSDAASFGYYVTNFFAVSSRSGTPEDLKYLIDKAHSLGLCVLMDVVHSHASNNVIDGLNGYDVGQSAHESYFYTGDKGYNEMWNGRMFNYANWEVLRFLLSNLRYWMDEFMFDGFRFVGVTSMLYNHNGINMSFTGNYKEYFGLDTNVDAVVYMMLVNHLMHKLYPEAIVVAVDVSGMPVLCWPVDEGGLGFDYRQAMTIPDRWIDCLENKGDQQWSMSSVISQTLTNKRYPEKFIAYAERQNHPTIGVKTMAFLLMEWEMYSGMSDMDHDSPTIDRGIALEKMIHFITMAFGGDSYLKYMANEYINAFDQATNTLDEKCSFLSSSKQTASDMNEEEKAKSKFSVPVSAPRDYTMATAEDGFGDLPIYDLDPKFAGFKDHFSYRMKKYLEQKHSIEKYEGGLEEFSKGYLKFGINTENDATVYREWAPAAKDAQLIGDFNNWNGSGHRMTKDNFGVWSIRISHVNGKPAIPHNSKVKFRFHRGDGLWVDRVPAWIRYATFDASKFGAPYDGVHWDPPTGERYVFKHPRPRKPDAPRIYEAHVGMSGEKPEVSTYREFADNVLPRIKANNYNTVQLMAIMEHSYYASFGYHVTNFFAVSSRSGTPEDLKYLVDKAHSLGLRVLMDVVHSHASSNMTDGLNGYDVGQNTQESYFHTGERGYHKLWDSRLFNYANWEVLRYLLSNLRYWMDEFMFDGFRFDGVTSMLYNHHGINMSFAGNYKEYFGLDTDVDAVVYMMLANHLMHKILPEATVVAEDVSGMPVLCRSVDEGGVGFDYRLAMAIPDRWIDYLKNKDDLEWSMSAIAHTLTNRRYTEKCIAYAESHDQSIVGDKTMAFLLMDKEMYTGMSDLQPASPTIDRGIALQKMIHFITMALGGDGYLNFMGNEFGHPEWIDFPREGNNWSYDKCRRQWSLSDIDHLRYKYMNAFDQAMNALDDKFSFLSSSKQIVSDMNEEKKIIVFERGDLVFVFNFHPSKTYDGYKVGCDLPGKYKVALDSDALMFGGHGRVAHDNDHFTSPEGVPGVPETNFNNRPNSFKVLSPPRTCVAYYRVEEKAEKPKDEGAASWGKAAPGYIDVEATRVKDAADGEATSGSKKASTGGDSSKKGINFVFGSPDKDNK encoded by the exons ATGTACGATCTGGAACCAAAGTTGGCTGAACTCAAAGACCACTTCAACTATACGATGAAAAGGTACCTTGAACAGAAACTTCTGATTGAGAAACATGAGGGAGGCCTAGAGGAATTCTCTAAAG GCTATTTGAAGTTTGGGATCAACACAGAGCATGATGCATCCGTGTATAGGGAATGGGCTCCTGCAGCAGA AGAAGCACAACTTGTTGGTGACTTCAACAACTGGAATGGTTCTGGGCACAAGATGACAAAGGATAATTTTGGCGTTTGGTCAATCAGGATTTCCAATGTCAATGGGAAACCTGCCATCCCTCACAATTCCAAGGTTAAATTTCGATTTAGGCACGATGGAGTATGGGTTGAACGGATTCCAGCATGGATTCGTTATGCAACTGTTACTGCCTCTAAATCTGGAGCTCCATACGATGGTGTTCACTGGGATCCACCAACTACCGAAAG GTATGTATTCAACCATCCTCGACCTCCAAAGCCTGATGTTCCACGTATCTATGAGGCTCATGTGGGGGTGAGTGGTCGAAAGCTTGAAGTAGGCACATACAGGGAATTTGCAGACAACGTGTTACCGCGCTTAAGGGCAACTAACTACAACACAGTTCAGTTGATGGGAATCATGGAACATTCTGACGCTGCTTCTTTTGGGTATTACGTGACGAATTTCTTCGCAGTTAGCAGCAGATCAGGCACACCAGAGGACCTCAAATATCTTATTGACAAGGCACATAGTCTTGGATTGTGTGTTCTGATGGATGTTGTCCACAGCCATGCGAGCAATAATGTGATAGACGGTCTCAATGGCTATGATGTTGGACAAAGTGCACACGAATCCTATTTCTACACAGGAGACAAGGGCTATAATGAGATGTGGAATGGCCGCATGTTCAACTATGCCAATTGGGAGGTCCTAAGATTCCTTCTTTCCAATTTGAGATATTGGATGGACGAATTCATGTTTGATGGCTTCCGATTTGttggggttacatcgatgctatatAATCACAATGGTATCAATATGTCATTCACTGGAAATTACAAAGAGTATTTTGGTTTGGATACCAATGTAGATGCAGTTGTTTATATGATGCTCGTGAACCATTTAATGCACAAACTCTACCCAGAAGCAATTGTTGTGGCAGTAGATGTTTCAGGCATGCCAGTTCTTTGTTGGCCAGTTGATGAAGGTGGATTAGGGTTTGACTATCGCCAGGCTATGACTATTCCCGATAGATGGATTGACTGCTTGGAGAACAAAGGTGATCAACAATGGTCAATGAGTAGTGTAATATCACAAACATTGACTAACAAGCGATATCCGGAAAAGTTCATTGCATATGCTGAGAGGCAAAATCAT CCTACTATTGGCGTCAAGACTATGGCCTTTCTCTTAATGGAATGGGAAATGTATTCCGGCATGTCGGACATGGATCATGATTCGCCTACAATTGATCGTGGCATTGCACTTGAAAAG ATGATTCACTTCATCACGATGGCCTTTGGAGGTGATAGCTACTTAAAATATATGGCTAATGAG TACATTAATGCATTTGATCAAGCAACGAACACACTCGACGAGAAATGTTCCTTCCTATCATCATCAAAGCAGACTGCCAGCGACATGAATGAGGAAGAAAAG GCCAAGAGCAAGTTCTCTGTTCCCGTGTCTGCGCCAAGAGACTACACCATGGCAACAGCTGAAGATGGCTTCGGCGACCTTCCGATATACGATCTGGATCCCAAGTTCGCCGGCTTCAAGGACCACTTCAGTTACAGGATGAAAAAGTATCTTGAACAGAAACATTCGATCGAGAAATACGAGGGGGGCCTTGAAGAGTTCTCTAAAG GCTACTTGAAGTTTGGGATCAACACAGAAAATGACGCAACTGTGTACCGGGAATGGGCCCCTGCAGCAAA GGATGCACAACTTATTGGTGACTTCAACAACTGGAATGGCTCTGGGCACAGGATGACAAAGGATAATTTTGGTGTTTGGTCAATCAGGATTTCCCATGTCAATGGGAAACCTGCCATCCCCCATAATTCCAAGGTTAAATTTCGATTTCACCGTGGAGATGGACTATGGGTCGATCGGGTTCCTGCATGGATTCGTTATGCAACTTTTGATGCCTCTAAATTTGGAGCTCCATATGACGGTGTTCACTGGGATCCACCAACTGGTGAAAG GTATGTGTTTAAGCATCCTCGGCCTCGAAAGCCTGACGCTCCACGTATTTACGAGGCTCATGTGGGGATGAGTGGTGAAAAGCCTGAAGTAAGCACATACAGAGAATTTGCAGACAATGTGTTACCGCGCATAAAGGCAAACAACTACAACACAGTTCAGCTGATGGCAATCATGGAACATTCATATTATGCTTCTTTTGGATACCATGTGACGAATTTCTTCGCAGTTAGCAGCAGATCAGGAACACCAGAGGACCTCAAATATCTTGTTGACAAGGCACATAGCTTAGGGTTGCGTGTTCTGATGGATGTTGTCCATAGCCATGCGAGCAGTAATATGACAGATGGTCTAAATGGCTATGATGTTGGACAAAACACACAGGAGTCCTATTTCCATACAGGAGAAAGGGGTTATCATAAACTGTGGGATAGTCGCCTGTTCAACTATGCCAATTGGGAGGTCTTACGGTATCTTCTTTCTAATCTGAGATATTGGATGGACGAATTCATGTTTGACGGCTTCCGATTTGATGGAGTAACATCCATGCTATATAATCACCATGGTATCAATATGTCATTCGCTGGAAATTACAAGGAATATTTTGGTTTGGATACCGATGTAGATGCAGTTGTTTacatgatgcttgcgaaccatttaATGCACAAAATCTTGCCAGAAGCAACTGTTGTTGCAGAAGATGTTTCAGGCATGCCAGTGCTTTGTCGGTCAGTTGATGAAGGTGGAGTAGGGTTTGACTATCGCCTTGCTATGGCTATTCCTGATAGATGGATTGACTACTTGAAGAACAAAGATGACCTTGAATGGTCAATGAGTGCAATAGCACATACTCTGACCAACAGGAGATATACGGAAAAGTGCATTGCATATGCTGAGAGCCACGATCAG TCTATTGTTGGCGACAAGACTATGGCATTTCTCTTGATGGACAAGGAAATGTATACTGGCATGTCAGACTTGCAGCCTGCTTCACCTACAATTGACCGTGGAATTGCACTTCAAAAG ATGATTCACTTCATCACCATGGCCCTTGGAGGTGATGGCTACTTGAATTTTATGGGTAATGAG TTTGGCCACCCAGAATGGATTGACTTTCCAAGAGAAGGCAACAACTGGAGTTATGATAAATGCAGACGCCAGTGGAGCCTCTCAGACATTGATCACCTACGATACAAG TACATGAACGCATTTGATCAAGCAATGAATGCGCTCGACGACAAGTTTTCCTTCCTATCGTCATCAAAGCAGATTGTCAGCGACATGAATGAGGAAAAGAAG ATTATTGTATTTGAACGTGGAGATCTGGTCTTCGTCTTCAATTTTCATCCCAGTAAAACTTATGATGG TTACAAAGTCGGATGTGATTTGCCTGGGAAGTACAAGGTAGCTCTGGACTCCGATGCTCTGATGTTTGGTGGACATGGAAGA GTGGCCCATGACAACGATCACTTCACGTCACCTGAAGGAGTACCAGGAGTACCTGAAACAAACTTCAACAACCGCCCTAATTCATTCAAAGTCCTGTCTCCACCCCGCACTTGTGTG GCTTACTATCGCGTCGAGGAAAAAGCGGAAAAGCCTAAGGATGAAGGAGCTGCTTCTTGGGGCAAAGCTGCTCCTGGGTACATCGATGTTGAAGCCACTCGTGTCAAAGACGCAGCAGATGGTGAGGCGACTTCTGGTTCCAAAAAGGCGTCTACAGGAGGTGACTCCAGCAAGAAGGGAATTAACTTTgtcttcgggtcacctgacaaagaTAACAAATAA
- the LOC119327357 gene encoding NAC domain-containing protein 22-like: MERRGAAAAPSLELPGFRFHPTEEELLEFYLKHHVTRNNKQQQLRAPFDIIPTVHLYRHDPWDLPGLAAIASEREWYFFVPRDGARKHASGVAGGGRPSRTTERGFWKATGSDRAVRCAADPKRLVGLKKTLVYYQGRAPRGTKTDWVMNEYRLPDLAGAGAGEQQDVVLCKVYRKAVSLKELEQRVAMEELARTRSSPPTTTASHCSAGSPDVSSASEVANEAVNAVVQHHGHHGVKKEEAVAVARPPAMRLPQLETAKGGAGLEWMQDPFLTQLRSPWMEGLCLSPYYASVLNF, translated from the coding sequence ATGGAGCGGCGAGGAGCAGCGGCGGCGCCGTCGCTGGAGCTGCCGGGGTTCCGCTTCCACCCcacggaggaggagctgctggagtTCTACCTCAAGCACCACGTCACTCGAAACAACAAGCAGCAGCAGCTCAGGGCGCCGTTCGACATCATCCCCACGGTGCACCTGTACCGGCACGACCCCTGGGACCTCCCGGGCCTGGCCGCCATCGCCAGCGAGCGCGAGTGGTACTTCTTCGTGCCCCGCGACGGCGCCCGGAAGCACGCGTCCGGCGTTGCCGGGGGCGGGCGCCCGAGCCGCACCACGGAGCGCGGGTTCTGGAAGGCCACGGGGTCCGACCGCGCCGTGCGCTGCGCCGCCGATCCCAAGCGCCTCGTCGGGCTCAAGAAGACGCTCGTCTACTACCAGGGCCGCGCGCCCCGGGGCACCAAGACAGACTGGGTCATGAACGAGTACCGCCtgcccgacctcgccggagccggcGCCGGCGAGCAGCAGGACGTGGTGCTCTGCAAGGTGTACCGCAAGGCCGTGTCGCTCAAGGAGCTGGAGCAGCGGGTCGCCATGGAGGAGCTCGCGCGCACGCGCTCCTCCCCGCCCACCACCACGGCCTCCCACTGCAGCGCCGGCTCGCCCGACGTCTCCTCCGCGTCGGAGGTCGCCAACGAGGCCGTCAACGCCGTCGTGCAGCACCATGGCCACCACGGGGTGAAGAAGGAGGAGGCCGTGGCGGTGGCGAGGCCGCCGGCGATGCGGCTGCCGCAGCTGGAGACGGCCAAGGGCGGCGCTGGGCTGGAGTGGATGCAGGACCCGTTCCTGACGCAGCTGAGGAGCCCCTGGATGGAGGGCCTCTGCTTGTCTCCCTACTACGCCAGCGTCCTCAACTTCTAG